The Chloroflexota bacterium genome has a segment encoding these proteins:
- the rsmA gene encoding ribosomal RNA small subunit methyltransferase A yields MGERVGVNVHEILRRFDLRPRKGMGQNFLVDEAHLDRIVAAAELTPDDVVLEIGPGLGTLTVRLAEVAGFVVAVELDERMLAVLEETLAGRSNVRVIHGDVLALDPARLIEEATAERAPSQPPSYKVVANLPYYITSAAVRHLLEARVPPALLVLTVQREVAQRMAARPPHMSLLAVSVHFYANVEIVDRIPAGAFYPRPKVDSAVVRLRRRVQPAVPVEDVRWFFRVVRAGFSQRRKQLRNALAAGLHRPSAEVAAALQSVDIDPRRRAETLSLEEWGRLARALAPSTD; encoded by the coding sequence GTGGGGGAGAGGGTGGGTGTGAACGTACACGAGATTCTGCGGCGGTTCGATCTGCGGCCCCGGAAGGGGATGGGGCAGAACTTCCTGGTCGATGAGGCGCATCTGGACCGCATCGTGGCGGCCGCGGAACTGACCCCCGATGACGTGGTGCTGGAGATCGGCCCGGGTCTGGGCACGCTGACCGTCCGGCTGGCGGAGGTGGCCGGGTTCGTCGTGGCCGTGGAGCTGGACGAACGGATGTTGGCCGTGTTGGAGGAGACGCTGGCCGGACGTTCCAATGTGCGGGTGATCCATGGGGATGTCCTGGCGCTTGATCCCGCTCGCCTCATCGAGGAGGCGACGGCCGAACGTGCCCCCTCGCAGCCCCCAAGCTACAAAGTCGTCGCCAACCTGCCGTACTACATCACCTCGGCTGCCGTGCGGCACCTTTTGGAGGCACGCGTGCCCCCAGCGTTGCTGGTCCTCACGGTGCAACGAGAGGTGGCGCAGCGTATGGCCGCGCGGCCGCCACATATGAGCCTGCTGGCGGTGAGCGTGCATTTCTATGCGAATGTCGAGATCGTAGATCGGATCCCGGCGGGCGCGTTCTATCCACGTCCTAAGGTCGACTCGGCTGTGGTGCGGTTGCGGCGACGTGTGCAGCCAGCGGTGCCTGTGGAAGATGTGCGCTGGTTCTTTCGTGTAGTGCGGGCAGGCTTTAGTCAGCGGCGCAAGCAGTTGCGTAATGCCCTGGCGGCCGGGCTGCATCGGCCTTCTGCGGAGGTCGCTGCTGCGTTGCAGTCGGTGGACATCGACCCTCGCCGTCGGGCGGAGACGCTCTCGCTGGAGGAGTGGGGGCGATTGGCGCGAGCATTGGCTCCTTCGACCGATTAG